GCCGCCCAGTCCGGGGCCGATCATCTCTGCAGCGCCTGTGTTTATTGCCAAATCCAATTCGACCGGGTTCAAGAAAGGCTAATATCCGACCGGTCTTTCCATCCCCTTCCTTCCATACTTTATACCCAGCTTTTGGGGTTGAGCCTCGGAATTAGCGAGGAAGATCTTGGGATCAACCTCAATGCCCTGGACCTATCCGGAATGGTAGCCTTTTTGTCTTAAGTACCCCTGGTCTCAATCCTTCTTACCCCACCGGGCCATCCACTTTGGTTTCACCTCACTATTGACGGTATAATCCGGCCATTCCCCATTGAGGGCCCGTACCACCTGGGTCATGGGTCTCCGGTGCAGATCCTTATCCGCCGTAATCGAATACCAGGCGCTATGACCGGTGAGAATAACATTGGGCATGGTGAGTAATTCGTTATCCGGGGCGATCGGCTCGTCAACGGTTACGTCGATAGCGGCCCCGGCGATAAGACCTTCCCGCAAAGCCCTTTTGAGTCCCTCTGGTTCGACGCAGCCCCCTCTGGCGGTATTAATAAAATAGGCCGTGGGCTTCATCTTCTTGAATTCCTGATAGCCGAACAGGTTGCTTGTTTCAACAGTGAGGGGGGTATGGATACTGATGAAATCCGATTCCCTGAGGAGTGTATCGAAATCAACGGGTTTTACGCCCCGGCTTTCCATCACCGGACCGAGGACATAGGGGTCATAGGCGATCACCCGCATTCCCAGCCCCCTGGTTTTCAGGGCCGTGACGAACCCTATCTTGCCCAGACCGACGACGCCCAGGGTCTGATCCTGCATTCGGAATATCGGTTTGGCTATTTCATTCAAGGCCTTTCGGTCGGTGGTGAAAACGACCCGTCGTTCCCGGACGGCTTTATCGATCGGAAATAACCTGTGACCCAAGGCCAGCATTAACGATACGGCCGTCCCTGAGACCTCGTCAAGGCAGTAATCGGGCACATTAGTAATAGCGATTCCGAGGTCGGTGGCTGCTTCCAGGTCGGTTTTATCGTACCCGATGCCGATACCGGCAATAAGCCGGCACCGGGGAAGGGCCTTAAGCAGACGCCGGTTAAAAGGATGGATGGAGACCACGCCGATCAGGGCGTCGGCGTCATGGGCCTGAGCGATAATTTCCTCTTCCGTCATCCAAAGCCCCTTGATCAGCGTCGCCGCCGAAGGGTCCAACAGATCATCTCCAAAATCCAGCTCAGGCTGTCCGAAGATATTCACTACCTTAAACTTCATAGACTACCTCCTTCTTCATATTAATCTCTCATTCCCCGATGGGGACCCCGAATCATGAAAATCTCTTTCGCCATGCGTCGATTGAATCGTTTTGGGTTTGCTTTGACCTTTGAGCTATTTTCGTACAAAACCGTCATGCCACGATAGTGGCGTGACACCACGAATCATGAAAATAGCACAGTTGATGATTGAACTCGAACTCTATTTTCGAACTAAAAGATACTACTCATCAAAATCATTTTTTATCCACGGTCAGCAAAATTGTCAAGCTAAATACCTCCTTTTTTCTCCTTGACCTTTGTTCCTTTACCATTTTATGATGCCTCGGAGTCTATCTTTTCATAGATCAAGAGAAAAATATAATAAACACAATGGGGATGGAATGGAAACCTTAAAAAGTAAAATGGGCTGGGAACTCATCGAGGAAGAGGGACCGGACTTTAAAGGTCCGGTTTTCAGGGACAGGCCGAAGAATGTGGTGGAGTTGCTGGAAAAAACCGTCAAAAGGTATCCGGAGAAAGAAGGCTTTATTGCCGGTGACCGGCGTTTGACTTACCGGAAATTCGACGAGACCGTCAACCGGATTGCTGCCGGACTGGGAAAATGGGGGGTAAAACGGGGAGACCATGTGGCCCTGCTCCTGGGCATACAACTTGAATTTCCTTTATCTTTTTTCGCTTTGATGAAACTGGGGGCCGTTGTGGTGCCTCTCAATACCCGGTTCAAAGGAGAGGAACTGGCCTATGAGATAAACGATTCGGAAAGCAAAGTCCTGATCGTTGATGAAGAGTACTGGCCGTTTATCTCATCAGTGCGGGACCGGCTGAAAACGATTGAGAAGATTTTTTTTATTGGATCTCAGACGCCCGAGGGAACAGCCCCTTTTTCCATATTGCAGGAACATCAGGAAGAGGGTTTTACACGAGCCACCTTATCGGAATCCGATGAGGCCGCTATTTTGTATACTTCAGGCACCACCGGAAAACCGAAGGGCGCCTTACTCCATCAACAGGGTCTGACCCTGACGGCCATGCTGGTCAGTGACTTTGTTCTTTTTCAACCGGAAGATAAGATGATCTGCTGCATCCCCCTGTTCCATATCACCGGACTGGCCTGCGTGATGCTTCCTCCGATTTTCAGCGGCGTGGCCTGCGTCTATCTGCGACAATTTAAGACCCTGGATTTTTTAGAGACCCTTTCCAGGGAAAGGGTGACCCACTATATGGGCGTCGTGAATGTCATCTGGCTCATGATCAATCATCCGGATTTTGATCAGTACAATTTTTCTTCTTTTAGAACAGCCCTGTTTGGCGGCTCTTTTGCTACCGAGGAAATGGTCAAGGGTATTTCCAGCAAACTGCCGCAACTTCAGATCAGTGTGGGATACGGGTTGACGGAAAGTTTTGCGATTATTACCTCGACACCCTTTGAGGATGTTTATCGCAAGATAAACGCGGTCGGAAAATTGCTTCCCATGTCGGACGCTAAGATCGTGGATGAAGAAGGTCGGGAACTGCCCCCGGAAAACACGGGGGAAATTCTGCTGAAAGGCCCCAAAATCTTTAAAGGCTACTGGAAAAACCCGGAAGCCACCAGGGCGACGATTGTGGATGGCTGGCTGCACACGGGAGATATAGGGAAAATCGATCAG
The nucleotide sequence above comes from Deltaproteobacteria bacterium. Encoded proteins:
- a CDS encoding C-terminal binding protein, with amino-acid sequence MKFKVVNIFGQPELDFGDDLLDPSAATLIKGLWMTEEEIIAQAHDADALIGVVSIHPFNRRLLKALPRCRLIAGIGIGYDKTDLEAATDLGIAITNVPDYCLDEVSGTAVSLMLALGHRLFPIDKAVRERRVVFTTDRKALNEIAKPIFRMQDQTLGVVGLGKIGFVTALKTRGLGMRVIAYDPYVLGPVMESRGVKPVDFDTLLRESDFISIHTPLTVETSNLFGYQEFKKMKPTAYFINTARGGCVEPEGLKRALREGLIAGAAIDVTVDEPIAPDNELLTMPNVILTGHSAWYSITADKDLHRRPMTQVVRALNGEWPDYTVNSEVKPKWMARWGKKD
- a CDS encoding long-chain-fatty-acid--CoA ligase: METLKSKMGWELIEEEGPDFKGPVFRDRPKNVVELLEKTVKRYPEKEGFIAGDRRLTYRKFDETVNRIAAGLGKWGVKRGDHVALLLGIQLEFPLSFFALMKLGAVVVPLNTRFKGEELAYEINDSESKVLIVDEEYWPFISSVRDRLKTIEKIFFIGSQTPEGTAPFSILQEHQEEGFTRATLSESDEAAILYTSGTTGKPKGALLHQQGLTLTAMLVSDFVLFQPEDKMICCIPLFHITGLACVMLPPIFSGVACVYLRQFKTLDFLETLSRERVTHYMGVVNVIWLMINHPDFDQYNFSSFRTALFGGSFATEEMVKGISSKLPQLQISVGYGLTESFAIITSTPFEDVYRKINAVGKLLPMSDAKIVDEEGRELPPENTGEILLKGPKIFKGYWKNPEATRATIVDGWLHTGDIGKIDQEGFIYLLDRKKDMINRGGEKVYSLEVENALSSHSKILEVAVVGVPDKVMGEAVKACVVLKTQETATEQEIRQYCAECLADYKVPKFVEFKDSLPRNPAGKVLKAELRYIPEN